The sequence below is a genomic window from Ornithobacterium rhinotracheale.
TATTACTTTCCTTTTAATCAAGACCAAATTAGCCAAACTGCCTGATGGAATGAATCTACTTCATTTATTTGGAGCATCGGTTTTAGCAGCGATTGGATTCACGATGTCGTTGTTTATTTCAGGTTTGGCATTCAATGATCCGATTTATGACATGGAAGCTAAAATAGGAATCTTAATGGCTTCTGCCATTGCAGGCGTTTTAGGCTTTTTGATCATTAAAAAAGCAAACCAAAAAACAAAGAATGCTTAGTGATATAAGCCTTCTAATTCATTTTGGTATTTAGCAAAAATTGCTTTTCTGATGGGTTTAAAAGTAGGGGTGATTTCTCCGTTTTCCATACTTAATTCTTGACTAAGTAGATAAATCTTCTTCACCTGTTCGTAGCGTGCAAGTTCGCTTTGTAAGTCATGCACTTTTTGCTCAAAGTATTTTACAACTTTTTTGTTTTTAATCAATTCTACCATGTTTTGGAAATTGATGTTTTGCTCTTTTGCCCAATTTTTAAGCCAATCGAAATTAGGCGTAATTAGGGCAACGGCATAAGGTTTTCTTTCGCCATACACCACAGCTTGGGCAATTTCAGGATCTTTGGTCAATACATTTTCCACCATTTGCGGAGCGATGTATTTTCCGCCAGCGGTTTTAATCAATTCTTTGATGCGATCTGTGATGACTAAATTTCCTTTTTCATCAAATCTTCCGGCATCGCCAGTTTTAAACCAGCCATCTTTGGTAAAGGCTTTTTCGTTTTCTTCAGGGCGATTATAGTAGCCCTTCATCACGGTTCTGCCTTTGACTAGAATTTCGTTGTTTTCCCCAATTTTCACATCTACATTATTAATTGGTTTTCCCACGGAGCCTAGTTCATAATCGTTTATTTGGCAAGAAGATACGGTTGCTGTAGTTTCAGAAAGACCATATCCCACGATAAGAGGAAGACGCATTGCTCTAAAGAATTCAACCACTTCGTCGCCCACATAAGCCCCGCCACAAGGAATAAATGATAGATTTCCACCTAATTTTTCACGGAATTTTTTGTAAACTAAAGTTTCCGCAATTTGGTCTTTAATTTTTAACCCAAATGGTAGATTTTTGCCATTTCGCACATATTCCTCTCGTTTTTTGCCAACTTCCAGTGCCCAGAAAAATAGTTTTTTCACAGGAGCTTTTGATTTAGACATGGTGTTGATTGCCATTTGGTAAACTTTTTCATACAATCTTGGTACAGAGCACATAGCGGTGGGCTTAGCAATCAAAAGCATATCTGCAATACTGCGAGGATCTCGGTTGTAGATATTTGTCATTCCCACTGATAGGGCTAAAAATGACCACGCACGCTCAAAAATATGAGAAAGTGGTAAAAATGCCATAGACACATCTTTATCAGTCAAGTCATATCGCTCCTTGTGGTTTTCTATCGCGGCAAGGAAATTGGTATGCGTAAGTATCACGCCCTTTGGTTTCCCCGTAGTCCCCGAAGTATAAATCAAAGTAGCTGTGTCATCTGAGTCTATTTCGTTGAATCGCTCGGCGAGTTCGGTTTTGAATTGCTCAGGATTCCCTTGTGCTACATAGTCTTTAAAATATACCGAAATATCATTTTTTAAAGGTACATTTTCATCAAAAACGATGATTTTTTTAAGACTTAATTCTTGATTTTCTAATGCTAGAAGTAACTCATTGTATTGCTCTTGTTCTCCCACAAAAACAACACTAGTTTCGGCATCGTTCAAAATGTATTTTACTTGATCAGCTGCATTGGTTGCATAGACTGGAATGGTAGGGCAACCGATGTTCAGAGCAGCAATGTCAGCCAAAGTCCACTCAGGCATGTTCTGAGAAAAAATTCCTACGGTATCTCCTTTTTTTAGTCCTTCGTTTAGGAGTGAGGCGGCTATTTTTTCAATGGTTTCAAGGCATTGTTTTCCAGTATGTTCTACCCATTTTTTTTGCCGGTAAATCTTTAGCATAGATTTCTGGGCATACTTTGCAAACTGTTCTTTTAGTAAAATAGCTAAATTATAATTTTTCATTT
It includes:
- a CDS encoding long-chain fatty acid--CoA ligase, whose translation is MKNYNLAILLKEQFAKYAQKSMLKIYRQKKWVEHTGKQCLETIEKIAASLLNEGLKKGDTVGIFSQNMPEWTLADIAALNIGCPTIPVYATNAADQVKYILNDAETSVVFVGEQEQYNELLLALENQELSLKKIIVFDENVPLKNDISVYFKDYVAQGNPEQFKTELAERFNEIDSDDTATLIYTSGTTGKPKGVILTHTNFLAAIENHKERYDLTDKDVSMAFLPLSHIFERAWSFLALSVGMTNIYNRDPRSIADMLLIAKPTAMCSVPRLYEKVYQMAINTMSKSKAPVKKLFFWALEVGKKREEYVRNGKNLPFGLKIKDQIAETLVYKKFREKLGGNLSFIPCGGAYVGDEVVEFFRAMRLPLIVGYGLSETTATVSSCQINDYELGSVGKPINNVDVKIGENNEILVKGRTVMKGYYNRPEENEKAFTKDGWFKTGDAGRFDEKGNLVITDRIKELIKTAGGKYIAPQMVENVLTKDPEIAQAVVYGERKPYAVALITPNFDWLKNWAKEQNINFQNMVELIKNKKVVKYFEQKVHDLQSELARYEQVKKIYLLSQELSMENGEITPTFKPIRKAIFAKYQNELEGLYH